In a genomic window of Sulfurisphaera tokodaii str. 7:
- a CDS encoding PaREP1 family protein — MKEIVIPDKLYEYLENQGITRRLTPSDIVVELILNNMDIKERINYMAKISEEYLMVGDELKNKGDLVDAGEMYWRGLSYLMKAVALRLGFDIQNYQDYFSLVDYLAFKYNDGEVVIMFTNAERLHGEFHPRPQGEKEFEYREEQLKRLIKKLREILK; from the coding sequence ATGAAAGAAATAGTAATCCCAGATAAACTTTATGAATACTTAGAAAATCAAGGAATTACTAGAAGGCTTACTCCCTCCGATATTGTAGTAGAGCTTATTCTCAATAATATGGATATAAAAGAGAGAATTAATTACATGGCTAAGATATCTGAAGAGTACTTAATGGTTGGTGATGAATTAAAAAATAAAGGGGATTTGGTTGATGCTGGAGAAATGTATTGGAGAGGATTATCATACTTAATGAAGGCAGTAGCATTGAGACTAGGATTTGATATACAAAATTACCAAGATTATTTTTCTCTTGTTGATTATCTAGCATTTAAATATAATGATGGGGAAGTAGTTATAATGTTTACTAATGCAGAGAGATTACATGGAGAATTTCACCCAAGACCTCAAGGTGAAAAAGAGTTTGAGTATAGGGAAGAACAATTAAAAAGACTTATAAAGAAACTTAGAGAGATCTTAAAATGA
- a CDS encoding serine/threonine-protein kinase — MDYYKLNRLLSLGNLAVVSYFILENGIEASFLPLLSFAVSTSISSSPFILGLSLIVGSALLPLFFLKEISIQLLVFALVITLLSIFSIKFDYLKFVPFPLSLIFYFFLHPISSYFFSFIVLGSILLIIKKKIVPSLIFTVAIPFFLVQIFFLYSISLTKVGVSLFALNEMASMSKFMLPADIIVILVSYLKRESLYSIITTLVIVVSLGISVLFLYVNPPFSLMYSSSSAIVSSSLLSDSEIEKSILENLNDEKKIKNLLFLYRGDITSFCQKLVYKGNCEALVKISEIIPYKINYSLCDLHKIADCYEKLKKVPSRDIISFLSIVKEKDIELAERIGRLALSISPSPKLMKLMEEIEVLRMESLKYNWDPKVWVNRIIHGYRIIDYLGKGGSAYVLIGEKDNKKYAIKIPILIPLSNVVESYYDFINEYSQLRELSLSSDSIVRFVDAIIDVSAIKRIKDGDVLAYLNEPPILVMEFMEGKSVKELIQNDNVYYSDEWEKIVLLIALEVVKSLEDIHKAGFVHLDIKPSNILFSSLPGKTGKEVLDNLTQKKVKIKISDLGSARKIGEKFSQYTPEYCSVDQVEAIVEGKGADPSMDIYSLGATIYKMLTRKDFNPPELIRLFNEASIIYSNGGDPKPILQKAKEVYKEYYMKLEIPDVDQRFKDLVKELVNPEKRPTASEVYNKLKEILNNDERNSNPR; from the coding sequence GTGGATTACTATAAGCTTAACAGATTATTATCCTTAGGCAATTTAGCTGTAGTATCATATTTCATACTAGAAAACGGGATAGAAGCTTCATTTCTTCCCTTATTATCTTTTGCAGTAAGTACTTCTATTTCTTCTTCTCCGTTTATTCTGGGTTTATCACTAATTGTAGGTAGTGCATTATTACCATTATTCTTTTTAAAAGAGATAAGTATACAACTCTTAGTTTTCGCTTTAGTAATAACTTTACTTTCTATATTCTCAATTAAATTTGATTATCTAAAATTTGTTCCATTCCCACTTTCCTTAATTTTCTATTTTTTTCTCCATCCTATTTCATCCTACTTTTTCTCATTTATAGTCTTAGGTTCTATTTTACTTATAATTAAAAAGAAGATAGTCCCTAGTTTAATCTTCACTGTTGCAATACCTTTCTTCTTAGTTCAAATCTTTTTCTTATACTCAATTTCTCTAACAAAAGTAGGTGTTTCATTATTCGCATTAAATGAAATGGCAAGTATGTCAAAATTTATGCTCCCAGCTGATATTATCGTTATATTGGTTTCTTACTTAAAGAGAGAGTCTTTATACAGCATAATAACCACGTTAGTAATTGTAGTATCTCTTGGTATTTCGGTTCTCTTTCTATATGTTAATCCACCTTTTTCATTGATGTACTCCTCCTCATCAGCAATTGTGTCTTCATCCTTATTATCAGATAGTGAGATAGAAAAGTCTATTTTAGAGAATTTAAACGATGAAAAAAAGATAAAGAACTTATTATTTTTATATAGGGGAGATATAACTTCATTTTGTCAAAAACTAGTATATAAAGGAAATTGCGAAGCTCTTGTTAAAATCTCAGAAATTATACCGTATAAAATTAATTATTCCCTTTGTGATTTACATAAGATTGCTGATTGTTATGAGAAGCTTAAAAAAGTACCTTCAAGAGATATAATATCATTTCTTAGCATAGTAAAGGAGAAAGATATTGAATTAGCTGAAAGGATTGGAAGATTAGCACTAAGTATTTCCCCGTCACCTAAGCTGATGAAATTAATGGAGGAAATAGAAGTTCTCAGGATGGAATCACTAAAATATAATTGGGATCCAAAAGTTTGGGTTAATAGGATAATTCATGGTTACAGAATTATTGATTATCTGGGTAAAGGAGGTTCCGCATACGTTCTTATTGGTGAGAAGGATAATAAAAAGTATGCTATAAAAATTCCCATATTAATACCTTTGTCCAACGTAGTAGAGAGCTACTACGATTTTATAAACGAATATTCACAGCTTAGAGAGCTCTCACTGAGTTCTGATAGTATTGTAAGATTTGTTGATGCTATCATTGATGTTTCTGCAATAAAAAGAATTAAAGATGGAGATGTTTTAGCTTATTTAAATGAACCACCAATTTTGGTCATGGAATTTATGGAAGGGAAGAGTGTAAAAGAGCTTATACAGAACGATAACGTATACTACTCCGATGAATGGGAGAAAATTGTTTTATTAATAGCTTTAGAAGTAGTGAAATCGTTAGAAGATATTCACAAGGCCGGGTTTGTTCATTTAGACATTAAGCCTTCAAATATATTATTCTCCTCTTTACCTGGTAAAACGGGAAAAGAAGTCCTAGATAATCTGACACAGAAAAAAGTAAAAATAAAAATTAGTGATTTAGGATCAGCTAGAAAAATAGGTGAAAAATTCTCTCAATATACACCAGAATATTGTTCAGTTGATCAAGTAGAGGCAATAGTTGAAGGAAAAGGAGCAGATCCATCGATGGATATCTATTCTTTGGGAGCCACTATATATAAAATGTTAACAAGAAAGGATTTTAATCCACCGGAATTGATTAGGTTGTTTAATGAAGCATCTATAATTTATTCAAATGGTGGAGATCCTAAACCCATATTGCAGAAGGCAAAAGAAGTATATAAGGAGTACTATATGAAGCTTGAAATTCCGGATGTAGATCAACGGTTTAAAGATTTAGTTAAAGAGCTTGTAAATCCAGAGAAGAGACCCACAGCTAGTGAAGTATATAATAAACTTAAAGAGATATTAAATAATGATGAAAGAAATAGTAATCCCAGATAA